GAGCCAGCGGATGATGTCTTCGTTGATGCGGTTCTGACGCTCCAGCTCGGCCACGAGGCTGCCGGGACCGTCGATGTTGAGCATCACGAAATGCGCTTTGCGGTTACGGTCGATTTTGTAGGCGAGGGACTTCAGGCCCCAGGTCTCGGTCTTCACGACCTTGCCGCCATTGGCCTCCACGATTTCCGTGGCGCCGGCTGCAAGCGCATCGACCTGAGCCTGGCTCAGATCCTGACGCGCGAGAAGAACATGCTCGTAAAGAGCCATGTGCGCTTCCTTTCACTTCATGCCGATCGCTGGCAACACCCGCGCGGATCGCAGGGGCCCCTCCGGCTTTCTTGGGTTTCCGCAGCCCGACGGGCATCGCGGAAGGCGCGCACATAGCGCGATTGAAA
This sequence is a window from Aurantiacibacter gangjinensis. Protein-coding genes within it:
- the rpsF gene encoding 30S ribosomal protein S6, which gives rise to MALYEHVLLARQDLSQAQVDALAAGATEIVEANGGKVVKTETWGLKSLAYKIDRNRKAHFVMLNIDGPGSLVAELERQNRINEDIIRWLTIAVENHEDGPSVMMRKNDRDKKKRSDREERN